One genomic window of Cercospora beticola chromosome 5, complete sequence includes the following:
- a CDS encoding uncharacterized protein (antiSMASH:Cluster_18), giving the protein MDREVRRAWRTDSIRSVDGAVRSAWDVIREAERLVRNDDVLGLKDLLNSLEPQWARVTTFLQLSIEATEETRDDGCWQDDNSRDMSLLEHATASGAFEVLRYLMSPWSNLEDVPRSRTILHRAVQRGHLEMMTFLVRDKDADLDLILESGDWELSPLAVAIESGDINIVKHLLDLGCNLQANCDDRSSPAVSFALREGSQDIAQWLIDQGASATNPDSEGRTPLHYAARAGALSLMRALLRLGADIDAGDKPYLETPLCVAAQYGQVDAMRFLLEAGAKAERISGQCPGSPVYAVYSGFLRCGSSALDLLVAWKVDLDRMYEDKSQMCTVLSWICRYSGSRSDGIGYLVGAGADINLGDRPPVLEAWQHGTVETVEFLLRSGAEYESLHLEKVPVEDPSWDPGRGHKKVLILQAWKEARTQAGSFSG; this is encoded by the coding sequence ATGGACAGGGAAGTGCGGCGTGCCTGGCGCACCGATAGCATCCGTTCTGTAGATGGAGCAGTCAGAAGCGCCTGGGACGTTATCAGAGAAGCGGAACGTCTCGTACGCAATGACGACGTACTCGGACTCAAAGACCTCTTGAACTCTCTGGAGCCACAATGGGCCAGAGTTACAACGTTCCTGCAACTATCTATCGAAGCTACGGAAGAGACGCGGGATGACGGATGCTGGCAGGATGATAATTCACGGGACATGTCTCTACTGGAACATGCGACCGCTTCAGGTGCTTTTGAAGTACTCCGGTACTTGATGTCGCCATGGTCAAATCTCGAAGACGTACCGCGGAGCCGAACTATTCTGCATCGCGCTGTACAGCGTGGTCACCTAGAGATGATGACTTTCCTGGTGCGAGACAAAGACGCCGATTTGGATTTGATATTGGAGAGCGGAGATTGGGAACTAAGCCCCTTAGCAGTGGCGATCGAGTCAGGCGACATCAATATTGTCAAGCATCTGCTTGATCTTGGATGCAATCTGCAGGCGAATTGTGATGATCGTTCATCGCCGGCAGTCTCTTTTGCTTTGAGGGAGGGGAGCCAGGATATTGCTCAATGGCTTATCGACCAGGGAGCTTCTGCTACGAATCCCGATAGCGAGGGCCGCACGCCACTCCACTATGCAGCACGCGCTGGTGCGCTGAGTTTAATGCGAGCTCTATTACGCTTGGGCGCGGATATCGATGCCGGAGACAAACCATACTTGGAGACGCCGCTATGCGTTGCCGCTCAATACGGCCAAGTGGATGCGATGCGTTTCTTGCTGGAGGCGGGCGCGAAGGCTGAGCGCATTTCAGGACAGTGCCCGGGCTCGCCTGTATATGCAGTATATTCCGGATTCCTACGATGTGGATCATCTGCCCTTGATCTACTGGTCGCTTGGAAAGTCGATCTCGACCGCATGTATGAGGACAAGAGCCAAATGTGCACTGTTCTGAGCTGGATTTGTCGATATTCTGGAAGTCGATCAGACGGGATAGGATATCTGGTAGGCGCTGGAGCGGACATTAATCTTGGAGATCGACCACCAGTACTTGAGGCCTGGCAACATGGAACGGTTGAGACGGTCGAATTCCTCCTCAGATCCGGAGCAGAATATGAATCTTTACATCTTGAGAAAGTGCCAGTCGAGGACCCATCGTGGGATCCAGGCAGGGGACACAAAAAAGTGCTGATTCTCCAGGCCTGGAAAGAGGCACGCACACAGGCAGGCTCCTTTTCCGGCTAA